The genomic region AGGCGCTCGGAGTGGTAGAGCTCGCCGCGGGCAACGCCCAGGGTGCCCTGGCCGCGTATGACGTCGCCATCAAGCTGGCTCCCAACGACGTGCAGGCCTACGTGGGCCGCGCCGAGGTGAAGCTGGCCCTGGGGCAGAAGGCCCAGGCCGTCGAGGATCTGCGCAAGGCCACGGGCCTGGCCGCCGAGGATGATCCGGTGGTGCGCAAGGCCGAGGCGATGATCGGCGCGCTCTCCCGTCGATAGCAGACTGCCTCGAATTTTCGGAGCGCAGTCGATTTGGCTTCCCGGAAATTCTGGTAAGGTCGTCAATGAGACCCTGGCTCCCGTCCTAATCAGGAGGAAGTTGCTTCCATGTCGACGAAAGATTCGAAGGCCCCGCCGATCGCCGTCCCCCAGGAGACCCCTGAGATGATCGCTCGGCGAGGCAAGATCCTCGCGGAGT from Hyalangium gracile harbors:
- a CDS encoding SycD/LcrH family type III secretion system chaperone, producing the protein MAAPNPNNPQDEAKLVAALQRWADGKATLREVRGYTDEELYAIAKTAYFFFYQGRVNEARTLFQGLYAVNPTDAYFAKALGVVELAAGNAQGALAAYDVAIKLAPNDVQAYVGRAEVKLALGQKAQAVEDLRKATGLAAEDDPVVRKAEAMIGALSRR